The following coding sequences are from one Hyphomicrobiales bacterium window:
- a CDS encoding carboxymuconolactone decarboxylase family protein, whose protein sequence is MTDPLDDRRARGTRILDELHPDAYGAVKDAMADIAPEFANFVSDFAFGDVYGREDLALRDRQITTIAALAAIGNAAPQLKVHIQAGLRVGLSREQVVEILIQIAVYAGFPAALNALAVAKEAFAELDEKTPGA, encoded by the coding sequence ATGACCGACCCACTGGATGATCGACGCGCCCGCGGCACACGCATTTTGGACGAACTTCATCCGGATGCCTATGGCGCCGTGAAGGACGCCATGGCCGATATCGCACCGGAATTTGCCAATTTTGTCAGCGATTTCGCCTTTGGCGATGTTTATGGTCGCGAGGACCTGGCGCTACGCGACCGTCAGATCACCACCATCGCCGCGCTGGCTGCAATCGGCAATGCCGCGCCGCAGCTGAAAGTGCACATCCAGGCAGGTTTGCGCGTCGGCCTTTCACGCGAGCAAGTGGTTGAAATCCTGATACAAATCGCAGTTTACGCGGGGTTTCCTGCCGCCCTCAACGCGCTGGCCGTGGCCAAGGAGGCCTTTGCCGAGTTGGATGAAAAAACGCCCGGCGCTTAA
- a CDS encoding nitroreductase yields MGEPTALDQLQTRRTVTAAFLEAPGPSADELHTLITIAMRVPDHGKLAPWRYIALDQSTRRTLAPKLRALREVDEPDLPVESRDKVDSIFVQAPLCLVVVSTAAEHVKIPIWEQELSAGASAMNLIHGAHAMGYSAQWLTGWATYNGDAKALLGVQPEEKVVGFLHIGTASAPPTERPRPAVEDHLTVLSVEA; encoded by the coding sequence ATGGGTGAACCGACAGCGCTCGACCAGTTGCAGACACGGCGGACCGTCACGGCCGCCTTTCTAGAGGCGCCCGGGCCGTCGGCGGATGAGTTGCACACGCTGATCACCATTGCGATGCGGGTTCCTGACCATGGCAAGCTGGCGCCCTGGCGTTACATCGCGCTCGATCAATCCACGCGGCGAACGCTGGCGCCGAAGCTGCGCGCGCTGCGCGAAGTGGACGAGCCGGACCTGCCGGTGGAAAGCCGCGACAAGGTCGACAGCATTTTCGTCCAAGCGCCGCTCTGCCTGGTGGTTGTGAGCACGGCTGCCGAGCACGTCAAAATCCCGATTTGGGAACAGGAGCTTTCCGCCGGAGCAAGCGCCATGAACCTTATCCATGGTGCCCATGCGATGGGCTACAGCGCCCAGTGGCTGACCGGTTGGGCGACCTACAATGGCGATGCCAAAGCACTGCTTGGCGTCCAACCGGAGGAAAAGGTCGTTGGGTTCCTTCACATCGGCACGGCGAGCGCGCCGCCGACCGAACGGCCAAGGCCAGCTGTTGAGGACCATTTGACAGTTCTTTCTGTCGAGGCCTGA
- a CDS encoding flavin reductase family protein — MFYSPQDGHPFRHNPFKALVAPRPIGWIATRAKNGEENLAPYSFFNAVSDEPLIVMFSSGGEKDSLTFARESGCFVAHSVSEAMFDTMNQSSATYPRGVSEIAATGLQCVDAEKVDAPRLVDAPSALECVVTQVQQPLDRNGNASSYWMVFGEVVGVHIHDDYLTDQGRFDSTKAALMARCGYLDYAIADHIVEKKRPKEP; from the coding sequence ATGTTCTATTCGCCGCAGGACGGCCATCCGTTTCGCCACAACCCTTTCAAGGCGTTGGTTGCGCCGCGCCCCATCGGCTGGATCGCAACACGCGCCAAGAACGGCGAGGAGAACCTTGCGCCCTATAGTTTTTTCAACGCCGTCAGCGATGAACCGTTGATTGTGATGTTTTCATCGGGCGGTGAAAAAGATTCCCTCACCTTTGCGCGTGAAAGCGGCTGCTTCGTTGCCCACAGCGTGTCTGAGGCGATGTTCGATACCATGAACCAAAGCTCGGCGACCTATCCGCGCGGCGTCAGCGAAATCGCCGCAACCGGGCTTCAGTGTGTCGATGCTGAGAAGGTGGATGCGCCACGGCTTGTCGATGCGCCCTCGGCGCTGGAATGCGTGGTGACGCAAGTTCAGCAGCCGCTCGACCGCAACGGCAATGCCAGCAGCTACTGGATGGTGTTTGGCGAAGTGGTCGGCGTCCACATTCATGACGACTATCTCACCGACCAGGGTCGATTTGATTCGACCAAGGCCGCGTTGATGGCCCGCTGTGGCTATCTTGATTACGCGATTGCCGATCATATCGTCGAAAAGAAACGGCCCAAGGAGCCCTAA
- a CDS encoding DUF2336 domain-containing protein: MIVDAFLEWSQRAPRERRIEAADALARSYLHSPLDDADRRQVLTGLFALLDDPCVEVRERLASVFADRRDAPRALVLRLIDDVPSVSAALFARSPVLLTTHLIEALQRGEPRLDEAIAQRMGLDQATISWILQKAGVAACKALVGNPYVQLSGEELSRFIDRFSGDLEALDALQANRRLSPEHQCLLVARCAEAYQSNEFVRALVPDKRLERLTGAARERALLAVLMRLDGKACWQAAGALHGRGIITPAFVLRVALSGHIPTLEAMVARLCDVSMDRVRSAFVHPRPVVAATLLKKTGLNDDVRNVLSMALVMARELARADVDWTPSFFAETLIEVVDQRSVEQVIDGVAANGPIDATVALCHSIAADIMQADARAYTVASRVPDVTDLEEMFAEASPEVQVDVAITDAIAA, from the coding sequence ATGATTGTCGATGCGTTTTTGGAGTGGTCGCAGCGCGCCCCGCGTGAACGCAGGATTGAGGCGGCCGATGCTCTGGCCCGATCCTATCTGCATTCCCCGCTTGATGATGCCGATCGCCGGCAGGTGCTGACCGGGCTTTTCGCGCTGCTCGATGATCCGTGCGTTGAGGTCCGCGAGCGGTTGGCGAGCGTTTTTGCTGACCGGCGCGATGCGCCACGTGCGCTTGTCCTGCGCCTCATCGATGATGTGCCGTCAGTCAGCGCGGCTTTGTTTGCGCGCTCGCCGGTGCTTTTGACGACCCATCTTATCGAGGCCCTGCAGCGCGGTGAGCCGCGCTTGGATGAGGCGATTGCGCAGCGAATGGGTCTTGATCAGGCGACCATCAGTTGGATCCTCCAAAAGGCAGGCGTTGCAGCCTGCAAGGCGCTTGTCGGCAACCCTTATGTTCAGTTGTCGGGTGAGGAACTATCCAGATTCATTGACCGTTTCAGCGGCGATCTGGAAGCGCTGGATGCTCTGCAGGCGAACCGACGGCTGTCGCCGGAACATCAATGTCTGCTTGTGGCGCGTTGTGCTGAAGCCTATCAGTCCAATGAATTTGTGCGCGCCTTGGTGCCGGACAAGCGGTTGGAGCGCTTGACGGGCGCGGCGCGCGAGCGAGCGCTTCTTGCCGTTCTCATGCGCCTTGATGGCAAGGCCTGTTGGCAGGCTGCTGGCGCGCTTCATGGGCGTGGCATCATCACCCCGGCTTTCGTGCTGCGGGTGGCGCTTTCGGGACATATTCCGACGCTGGAGGCGATGGTCGCCCGGCTATGTGATGTATCGATGGACCGGGTGCGCAGCGCTTTTGTCCATCCGCGTCCGGTGGTCGCCGCGACGCTGCTCAAAAAAACCGGCCTCAATGACGACGTGCGCAACGTGCTTTCGATGGCCTTGGTGATGGCCCGCGAATTGGCTCGCGCGGATGTGGATTGGACGCCATCCTTTTTCGCCGAAACGCTGATCGAGGTCGTCGATCAGCGCAGCGTCGAACAGGTCATCGATGGCGTTGCCGCGAACGGTCCGATCGATGCGACGGTCGCGCTTTGCCACAGCATTGCCGCCGACATCATGCAGGCGGACGCACGTGCCTACACGGTGGCAAGCCGCGTGCCTGACGTAACCGACCTGGAAGAAATGTTTGCCGAAGCCTCGCCGGAGGTTCAGGTGGACGTGGCGATCACCGACGCGATCGCGGCCTAA
- a CDS encoding Hpt domain-containing protein: MDETIKKGGYQTITPPNTLQKKVRKLTGRDAQFDPIKKAEQAVERLSVNFADWMDEEVQRLMKVWQQNKDTGFTKEARGDLYRTAHDMRGQASTLGFPSVGKIAGVFCDIMDAMGEREVPDAFMEKYIKAIRAIARETKAGEDNSIATTLADELSKAGAEMIAKVEEEDSKAA, encoded by the coding sequence ATGGACGAGACGATCAAAAAGGGTGGCTATCAAACGATCACCCCGCCCAACACCTTGCAGAAAAAAGTCCGCAAGCTGACCGGTCGCGATGCCCAGTTCGATCCGATCAAGAAAGCCGAACAGGCCGTTGAACGTCTATCCGTGAACTTTGCCGACTGGATGGACGAGGAAGTGCAGCGCCTGATGAAAGTCTGGCAGCAGAACAAAGACACCGGCTTCACCAAAGAGGCGCGCGGCGACCTCTACCGCACCGCCCATGACATGCGCGGCCAGGCGTCCACCTTAGGCTTCCCGTCGGTCGGCAAGATCGCCGGCGTCTTTTGCGACATCATGGATGCGATGGGCGAGCGCGAGGTGCCCGACGCGTTCATGGAAAAATACATCAAGGCCATCCGCGCCATCGCCCGCGAAACCAAGGCTGGCGAAGACAATTCCATTGCAACCACACTTGCCGATGAACTGTCCAAGGCCGGGGCGGAAATGATCGCCAAGGTCGAAGAGGAAGACAGCAAGGCCGCCTAA
- a CDS encoding response regulator: MGSAPALPQDLSQISVLLVDDSLYMRRLLRSLLQGLGVRHVLEAEDGASALEVFQQQPVDIIITDWVMPVFDGLELTAAVRNPETSDNPYTPIIMLSAYTERSRVIQARDAGVTEFLCKPISAKQLYLRLENCIVKPRPFIRTQRFFGPDRRRFVHPNYVGEKKRQDDTDEDEEFQEIDDAVET; this comes from the coding sequence ATGGGAAGTGCGCCGGCTTTGCCTCAAGATCTGTCCCAAATCAGCGTCTTGCTGGTTGATGACTCGCTCTACATGCGGCGTCTGTTGCGCTCGCTGTTGCAAGGGCTTGGCGTGCGCCACGTGCTGGAGGCCGAAGACGGTGCCTCGGCGCTGGAAGTCTTCCAACAGCAGCCAGTCGACATCATCATCACCGACTGGGTGATGCCGGTCTTTGACGGGCTGGAGCTGACGGCGGCGGTCCGCAATCCTGAGACCAGCGACAACCCCTACACGCCGATCATCATGCTCTCGGCCTATACCGAGCGCAGCCGCGTCATCCAGGCGCGCGACGCCGGCGTGACGGAGTTCCTGTGCAAGCCGATATCGGCCAAACAGCTCTATCTGCGGTTGGAGAACTGCATCGTGAAGCCGCGTCCCTTCATCCGCACCCAAAGATTTTTCGGACCTGACCGCCGGCGCTTTGTCCACCCGAACTATGTCGGCGAAAAGAAGCGGCAAGACGATACCGATGAAGACGAAGAGTTCCAGGAAATCGACGATGCCGTCGAAACCTGA
- a CDS encoding response regulator, whose product MVVLHLDLSRLRILLADDSAFMRRLVRSLLNGLGIRSVIEAEDGVAALQAFEQNEVDIIITDWVMPVFDGLELAQAVRDPQSRNPHIPILMLSAHAELSRVILARDAGVSGFLTKPISAKMLRLRLESCVLNPRAIATASRSGVSEPDDQSGSDMPAMTVEDTTLEDDLTLDPV is encoded by the coding sequence ATGGTTGTATTGCATCTGGACCTATCGAGACTGCGGATACTGCTTGCCGATGACTCGGCGTTTATGCGCCGCCTTGTGCGCTCGCTGCTCAACGGGCTGGGCATTCGCAGTGTGATCGAGGCGGAGGACGGCGTTGCCGCGCTTCAGGCATTCGAGCAAAACGAAGTCGATATCATCATCACCGATTGGGTGATGCCGGTCTTTGACGGGCTGGAACTGGCCCAAGCTGTGCGCGACCCGCAGAGCAGGAACCCGCACATCCCCATCCTTATGCTCTCTGCGCACGCAGAACTTAGCCGTGTCATCCTGGCCCGTGATGCGGGTGTGAGCGGCTTTCTCACCAAACCAATCTCGGCAAAAATGCTGCGCCTGCGCCTGGAAAGCTGCGTCTTGAATCCGCGCGCGATCGCGACGGCTTCTAGGTCAGGTGTCAGCGAACCTGACGATCAATCCGGCAGCGACATGCCGGCAATGACGGTCGAAGACACCACTTTGGAGGACGATCTCACCCTCGACCCGGTCTAA
- a CDS encoding NAD kinase, producing MSQTSFSRIGFMASSVDEAQQAKARLQTRYGAHDLANCDVIVALGGDGLMLSALHEFMNTGIPIYGMNRGSVGFLMNEYAEEGLTERLAAAYPTTIHPLAMNAWDKDGALHEARALNEVSLLRQTYQAAKLKISVDDRVRLEELICDGALVATPAGSTAYNLSAHGPILPITASMLALTPISPFRPRRWRGAILPSIAKVRFDVLEAEKRPVAVAADAQETRSVVRVDVVECRTDSANMLFDPHHSLEERILNEQFSGF from the coding sequence ATGTCGCAGACCTCCTTTTCCCGCATCGGCTTCATGGCAAGTTCGGTGGACGAAGCGCAGCAGGCCAAGGCGCGCCTTCAGACCCGCTATGGTGCCCATGATCTGGCCAATTGCGATGTCATCGTCGCGCTTGGCGGCGACGGGCTGATGCTGTCGGCGCTGCATGAGTTCATGAACACTGGCATCCCGATTTACGGCATGAACCGTGGCTCGGTCGGTTTTCTGATGAACGAGTATGCCGAGGAAGGCCTGACCGAACGGCTCGCTGCGGCCTATCCGACCACCATCCATCCGTTGGCGATGAATGCCTGGGACAAGGATGGTGCGCTCCATGAAGCCCGCGCGCTCAACGAGGTTTCCTTGCTGCGGCAGACCTATCAGGCCGCCAAGCTGAAAATCTCGGTCGATGACCGGGTACGCCTGGAAGAGTTGATCTGCGATGGCGCGCTGGTCGCAACACCGGCCGGCTCCACCGCCTACAATCTCTCCGCCCACGGTCCGATCCTGCCGATCACCGCCAGCATGCTGGCGCTGACACCGATCAGCCCATTTCGGCCACGGCGCTGGCGCGGCGCGATCCTGCCGTCCATCGCCAAGGTCCGCTTTGATGTCTTGGAAGCCGAGAAGCGGCCCGTCGCCGTTGCCGCCGATGCCCAGGAGACCCGTTCGGTGGTGCGCGTCGATGTCGTCGAGTGCCGCACGGACTCCGCCAACATGCTCTTCGATCCACACCATTCGCTCGAAGAACGCATCTTGAACGAGCAGTTTTCCGGATTTTAG